The following DNA comes from Nocardioides panzhihuensis.
TCTCGGCCAGGCCGGCCTCGTCGACGTCGGAGAGCGCCAGTCGGGCGCCGCGGCCGGCGAGGTTGACCGCGAGGGCGCGGCCGATCCCGGATCCGGCTCCGGTGAGTACGACTACCTTGTCGTCGAAGGACTTCATGCGGGGACACTCTCCTCATTGGTGGTCGAGACCGTTGGGCTCGTCGAGACCGTCGGGCCTGTCGGGGCCGCGGTGACGACGTACTTGTCGACGTCGAACTTGCTGGTCAGGTGGCGGAACAGGAACGTGAAGGTGGGCCACAGGGTGGTGTTGCGGCCGTGCTCGTCGAGATACCACGACGCGCACCCGCCCTCGGACCAGACCGTGTTCGCCATCTTGCGCTGCAGGTCGTCGTTCCACGCCGAGGTGGCGTCCTCGGTGGGCTCGACCGCGGCGTAGGCGTTGGTGCGCATGGTGCGGATCGCGTCGCGGACGTAGGCCACCTGCGACTCGATCATGTAGACCATCGAGGAGTGGCCCAGGCCGGTGTTGGGGCCGACGATGAAGAAGAGGTTGGGGAACTCGGGGACCGTGGTGCCCTTGTAGGCGCTCATCCCGGTCTCCGTGAACCGCTCCGCCATCGTGCGGCCCTTGCTGCCGGTGAGGGTGTGGGCGATCGGGAGGTCGGTGGTGTAGAAACCGGTCGCCACGACGAGGACGTCGATCTCGCGGGTCGCACCGTCCTTGGCGACGATCGCGTTCTCGCTCACCCGGGCGATGCCGTCGGTGATCAGGTCGACGTTGTCGGCGGCCAATGCCGGGTAGTAGGCGTTGGAGATCAGCGTGCGCTTGCAGCCGAGCGTGTAGTCCGGGGTGACCTTGCGGCGCAGCTCGGGGTCCTTGATGCCGCGGCGGATGTTGTTCTGCGCCATCAGCTGGTGGGCCAGGGTGAGCTTCGGCTGGACGGCGAGGCCGAGGACACGGACCTCGAGGCCCCAGTAGACGGCCGCGCGGGCGAGCCGCTGGACACCGGGGACGTGGCGGAAGGCGGCCTTCTCGAGCTTGGAGTAGCGGTGCTCGTTGCGGGGGAGCACCCATGGCGCGGTGCGCTGGTAGACGTCGACGCGCGCGGCCTTCTTCTGGATCTCCGGGACGATCTGGATCGCGCTCGCGCCGGTGCCGATCACGGCGACGCGCTTTCCGGCGAGGTCGATGTCGTGGTTCCACTGCGCGGAGTGGAAGATCTCGCCCTGGAAGCCTTCGATGCCCTCGATCTCGGGCAGCTTCGGCTCGCTGAGGGCGCCGGGGCCGGCGATCAGGGTGGTCGCTGCGTACGTCTTCTTGCCGGTCTTGCCTTCGGTCTCGACGAGCCAGCGCTGTCGGGTCTCGTCCCAGGTCGCGGCGGTCATCGCGGTGTCGAAGACGAAGCGGTCCAGGGTGCCCGAGCTCTCGGCGACCTTCTTGATGTACGCCTCGATCTCCGGCTGGGGCGAGAAGCTCATCGACCAGTCGGGGTTGAGCGCGAAGGAGTAGCTGTAGAGCTGGCTGGGCACGTCGCAGGCGGCACCGGGATAGGTGTTGTCGCGCCAGGTGCCACCGACGCCGGAGCCCTTCTCGATGACGACGAAGTCACGCTCGCCGTCCTCTTCGAGCTTGATCGCCGCGCACAGGCCTCCGAAGCCGGCACCGACGATCAGGTGGTCGACGGGGATGAGGTCAGCAGTGGTCATACTTCGAGTATGTCTTGCTTATTGAACAGATGTCAATAGGATGGATGGCATGAGTCAACGGACGAGACTGACGCCCGAGCAACGCCGTGAGCAGCTGCTCGACCTGGGCGTTCGTCTCTTCGCGATCAACTCCCTCGATGAGATCTCCATCGACGTGGTGGCGCGTGAGGCAGGCATCTCTCGCGGCCTCCTCTACCACTACTTCGGCGACAAGATGGCCTTCCGTGAGGCGGTCGTGCGCCGTGCTGCCGAGGCGCTCGTCGCCCAGACCGCGCCGCCGGAGACAGGGGAGCCGGTCGAGCGCCTGCTGGCGTCGATGACCGCATATGTGGACTTCGTCGACGCCAACTACGAGGGGTACGTCTCGATGGTCCGCGGCGCCGCGAGCGACCCGGTCCTGCGCGCGATCTACGACGAGGCCTTCGGCGCTCTCGGGGCCCGGATCTTCGAGGCGAACGTCGACTTCGTCACCGACAGTCCTGCCGCCCGGCTGATCGTCAGGGGTTGGCAGGCGATGTCGGAGGAGATGGTGCTCTCGTGGAAGGCCGACTCCGCGGGTCTGTCTCGTGAGGAGCTGCTGGGTGTGCTGGCAGGGTCGTTGCCGGTGCTGCTGGAGCTGCTGGGCGGGGCGGGGTAGCGGTAGGTCGCGGGAGCTGTAACACGTCGTTCGTAGGACTATCCGGTCGTTCAGATAGGGCGAGTAGTCCTACGAACGACGTGTTACACGACACGCGCACACCCAGGAGGGTGTTCGTTATGCTCCGCGGGCCAGGCACGCAGCTGACGGCCGACAAAGGTGCACCCGAAGTTGGAACCCCTCCGGGCGCACCGGACATAGAGGGTGCGTGAGAGGTAGTGAGTCCCAGAGCCTCGGGCTCGTGGTGACGGAGAACGACAGCGGTCTGGCGGAGCGTCTGCGCCGGGGCGATCACGAGGCGATGGCGGAGCTGTTCGCGCGCTATGCGGACCCGGTCTACAACTTCTGCTTCCGTCGCGTGGCCTCCTGGAACCTCGCCGAGGACGTGATGTCCCAGGCGTTCCTGGAGGTCTGGCGGGTGCGAGAGCGGGCCGTGGCCTACGACGGCTCGC
Coding sequences within:
- a CDS encoding flavin-containing monooxygenase codes for the protein MTTADLIPVDHLIVGAGFGGLCAAIKLEEDGERDFVVIEKGSGVGGTWRDNTYPGAACDVPSQLYSYSFALNPDWSMSFSPQPEIEAYIKKVAESSGTLDRFVFDTAMTAATWDETRQRWLVETEGKTGKKTYAATTLIAGPGALSEPKLPEIEGIEGFQGEIFHSAQWNHDIDLAGKRVAVIGTGASAIQIVPEIQKKAARVDVYQRTAPWVLPRNEHRYSKLEKAAFRHVPGVQRLARAAVYWGLEVRVLGLAVQPKLTLAHQLMAQNNIRRGIKDPELRRKVTPDYTLGCKRTLISNAYYPALAADNVDLITDGIARVSENAIVAKDGATREIDVLVVATGFYTTDLPIAHTLTGSKGRTMAERFTETGMSAYKGTTVPEFPNLFFIVGPNTGLGHSSMVYMIESQVAYVRDAIRTMRTNAYAAVEPTEDATSAWNDDLQRKMANTVWSEGGCASWYLDEHGRNTTLWPTFTFLFRHLTSKFDVDKYVVTAAPTGPTVSTSPTVSTTNEESVPA
- a CDS encoding TetR/AcrR family transcriptional regulator produces the protein MSQRTRLTPEQRREQLLDLGVRLFAINSLDEISIDVVAREAGISRGLLYHYFGDKMAFREAVVRRAAEALVAQTAPPETGEPVERLLASMTAYVDFVDANYEGYVSMVRGAASDPVLRAIYDEAFGALGARIFEANVDFVTDSPAARLIVRGWQAMSEEMVLSWKADSAGLSREELLGVLAGSLPVLLELLGGAG